In Acidimicrobiales bacterium, a genomic segment contains:
- a CDS encoding ABC transporter substrate-binding protein, giving the protein MPRPEPFDRRTFLARGARTAAGVAVLGGVPGLLAACGGGSGSSSSASSSAGVSSATPKPGGSVTMGLTADIDGFDPTMNRWDANGVIYGRTVYDPLAAVAADGSIKPYLAQSITPNSDFTKWTITLRPNIAFHNGTPLDANAVKANLDGLKASALAGPAFTNISSVDVTGPLTVTVSMMSPWVPFPAYISGQYQSGYIAEPSTLGKSAGQHPIGTGPFVFQQWIPNDHFTATKNPHYWRPGMPYLDQITYKPIVDFQSRENTLKSGGINLLHSDTLQNYVDLTGDSSFVTVTDLHSTLEPDQSFFMINTAVPPVSDVRVRQALAFATDRQKYINTIDNGVPPQSTGPFVSGSPYFAPTGYPSFDLNQAKALVAQYGQPINIQLGVTNNPINIQAAQLLQSMWKQAGIQSTITQTEQAQFILNALEGKYQVYQWVQFAASDPDINYVWWSTPTAAPVGSLALNFARNKDPQIQQALDTARSNPDPSVRATSYQTVAKRFASDVPYLWIDRSVWVVAAKPNVMNFNGPTLPDGTKAVGLQGGRIWPTQMWVS; this is encoded by the coding sequence GTGCCCAGGCCTGAACCCTTCGATCGCCGCACTTTCCTGGCTCGGGGAGCCAGGACCGCCGCGGGCGTGGCCGTCCTCGGCGGAGTGCCTGGGCTGCTGGCGGCCTGCGGCGGCGGATCGGGCTCGAGCAGCTCGGCCTCGTCGAGCGCGGGGGTCTCGAGCGCCACGCCGAAGCCCGGCGGCAGCGTCACCATGGGATTGACAGCGGACATCGACGGCTTCGACCCGACCATGAACCGCTGGGACGCCAACGGCGTGATCTACGGGCGAACCGTGTACGACCCTCTGGCTGCCGTCGCGGCCGACGGCTCGATCAAGCCCTACCTGGCCCAGTCGATCACCCCAAACAGCGACTTCACGAAGTGGACCATTACCCTCAGGCCCAACATCGCCTTTCACAATGGCACGCCACTCGACGCCAACGCGGTGAAGGCCAACCTGGACGGCCTGAAGGCCTCCGCCCTCGCCGGCCCGGCTTTCACCAACATCTCCAGTGTGGACGTGACCGGGCCGCTCACCGTCACGGTGTCCATGATGAGCCCATGGGTCCCGTTTCCGGCCTACATCTCGGGCCAGTATCAGTCCGGCTACATCGCCGAGCCCAGCACGTTGGGGAAATCTGCCGGGCAGCACCCGATCGGGACCGGTCCCTTCGTCTTCCAGCAGTGGATCCCGAACGACCACTTCACCGCGACCAAGAACCCGCACTACTGGCGTCCCGGCATGCCCTACCTGGACCAGATCACCTACAAGCCCATCGTCGACTTCCAATCTCGCGAGAACACGCTCAAGTCGGGTGGGATAAACCTCCTCCACAGCGACACGCTGCAGAACTACGTCGATCTCACAGGCGACTCGAGCTTCGTAACCGTCACCGATCTCCACTCCACGCTCGAGCCCGACCAGTCCTTCTTCATGATCAACACCGCCGTCCCGCCGGTGAGCGACGTGCGCGTCCGCCAGGCCCTGGCCTTCGCCACCGACAGGCAGAAGTACATCAACACCATTGACAACGGCGTGCCGCCCCAGTCGACCGGTCCCTTCGTGTCGGGGTCCCCGTACTTCGCGCCCACGGGATACCCGAGCTTCGACCTCAACCAGGCCAAGGCGCTGGTGGCGCAGTACGGCCAACCGATCAACATCCAGCTGGGCGTCACCAACAACCCCATCAACATCCAGGCGGCTCAGCTGCTGCAGAGCATGTGGAAGCAGGCCGGCATCCAGTCCACGATCACCCAGACCGAGCAGGCCCAGTTCATTCTCAATGCCCTCGAGGGCAAGTACCAGGTCTATCAGTGGGTCCAGTTCGCCGCCTCGGACCCCGACATCAACTACGTCTGGTGGAGCACTCCTACCGCCGCCCCTGTGGGCTCGCTGGCCCTGAACTTCGCCCGCAACAAGGATCCCCAGATCCAGCAGGCGCTCGACACGGCCAGGTCCAACCCCGACCCGTCGGTCCGGGCCACCAGCTACCAGACCGTGGCCAAGCGCTTCGCGTCCGACGTTCCCTACTTGTGGATCGACAGATCGGTGTGGGTCGTGGCGGCCAAGCCGAACGTCATGAACTTCAACGGGCCGACCCTCCCCGACGGCACCAAGGCCGTCGGGCTTCAGGGTGGCAGGATCTGGCCCACCCAGATGTGGGTCAGCTAG
- a CDS encoding ABC transporter substrate-binding protein, producing MSDAIDRRRFLAQGIRTAAGVAVLGGGASTLLAACSSGGSSSTSTGTNAGVSTATPKPGGTVTFATEAEIDGFDPTKNRWDSTGILYSRTVYDNLTTIDATGAVKPYLAQSITPNSDFTKWTITIRPNVVFHNGTPLTAAAVKTNLDAVRAALLTGPALSNIASVDVTDPMTVVVSMKAPWVPFPLYLTTQTGVVVEPANLLSGNCQQHPIGTGPYVFQQWVPNDHFTSTKNPHYWRQGLPYVDQVTFRPIPDPQSRENSLKSGTVDMMHSSDTQNLVDLQGDSSFVTIDDTRSVFEPDMDFVMLNTAVAPMNDIRVRQALAYAIDKKKVINTVWNGLPPQSFGPFVQGSPYFGPTGYPDFNLAKAQSLVKQYQAEKGPISFEFGTINTPKALEINQLVQAMWKQAGIQTQIAQVEQTQFILNALQGKYQAYSWRQFATPDPDANYVWWSAGTAAPVGSLALNFARNNDPQVQQALDQGRASADPAVRSAAYQSIAKRFAVDFPYLWINRAIWMVSAKPRVQNFAGATLPDGSKAPPMIDGIVSTTQMWVNS from the coding sequence ATGTCCGACGCAATCGACCGCCGCAGGTTCCTCGCCCAGGGCATTCGGACGGCAGCAGGAGTCGCTGTCCTCGGTGGAGGCGCGTCCACCCTCCTGGCGGCCTGCAGCAGCGGCGGAAGCTCCAGCACCTCCACCGGCACCAACGCGGGTGTATCGACGGCGACGCCGAAGCCGGGAGGCACGGTCACCTTCGCCACCGAGGCGGAGATCGACGGCTTCGACCCGACCAAGAACCGGTGGGACTCGACAGGCATCCTCTACTCGAGGACCGTCTACGACAACCTGACCACTATCGACGCAACTGGCGCGGTGAAGCCCTACCTGGCCCAGTCGATCACCCCGAACAGCGACTTCACGAAGTGGACGATCACCATCCGCCCCAATGTGGTGTTCCACAACGGGACGCCGCTGACCGCCGCCGCAGTCAAGACCAATCTCGACGCCGTCAGGGCGGCCCTCCTGACAGGCCCGGCGCTGAGCAACATCGCCAGCGTCGACGTGACCGACCCCATGACCGTGGTGGTCTCCATGAAGGCGCCCTGGGTCCCGTTCCCGCTCTACCTGACCACCCAGACCGGTGTCGTGGTCGAGCCCGCCAACCTGCTCAGCGGCAACTGCCAGCAGCACCCGATCGGCACCGGGCCCTACGTCTTCCAGCAGTGGGTGCCAAATGACCACTTCACCTCGACGAAGAACCCCCACTACTGGCGGCAGGGGCTCCCCTACGTCGACCAGGTGACGTTCAGGCCGATCCCCGACCCTCAGTCCCGCGAGAACAGCCTCAAATCCGGCACTGTCGACATGATGCACAGCTCGGACACCCAGAACCTGGTGGATCTCCAGGGCGACTCGAGCTTCGTGACCATCGACGACACCCGCTCCGTGTTCGAGCCGGACATGGACTTCGTCATGCTCAACACCGCAGTTGCCCCGATGAACGACATCCGGGTCCGCCAGGCGCTCGCCTACGCCATCGACAAGAAGAAGGTCATCAACACGGTCTGGAACGGCCTGCCTCCGCAGTCGTTCGGCCCCTTCGTGCAAGGGTCGCCCTACTTCGGGCCGACCGGCTACCCGGACTTCAACCTGGCCAAGGCGCAGTCGCTGGTAAAGCAGTACCAGGCCGAGAAGGGCCCGATCTCCTTTGAGTTCGGCACTATCAACACACCCAAGGCTCTCGAGATCAATCAGCTCGTCCAGGCCATGTGGAAGCAGGCCGGGATCCAGACCCAGATCGCCCAAGTCGAGCAGACCCAGTTCATTCTCAACGCCCTCCAGGGCAAGTACCAGGCCTACAGCTGGCGGCAGTTCGCCACGCCCGACCCCGACGCCAACTACGTCTGGTGGAGCGCGGGCACCGCCGCCCCTGTTGGCTCCCTGGCCCTCAATTTCGCCCGCAACAACGATCCCCAGGTCCAGCAGGCCCTGGACCAGGGTCGCGCCAGCGCCGACCCCGCTGTTCGGAGCGCCGCATACCAGAGCATCGCCAAGCGTTTCGCTGTCGACTTTCCCTACCTCTGGATCAACCGGGCCATCTGGATGGTGTCCGCCAAGCCCCGGGTCCAGAACTTCGCCGGGGCCACGCTTCCTGACGGCTCGAAGGCTCCCCCGATGATCGACGGGATCGTCTCGACGACGCAGATGTGGGTCAACTCCTAG